The following nucleotide sequence is from Metamycoplasma phocicerebrale.
AATAAAATGTTGATATTATTCATTATTTTTGGCAATTATAAAACATATTTGAGCTTTTAAAATATAATTCAAAATATGAAATATAAAGAAAAAGAGATCGATTTGAATGTAAGTAATTCTATTTTACAAAATGAGTTAAAAAACACAGCAAGTGATTCAATGATATATGAAAGTTTTTTTTCAAACCTAAGACTAGTTCATGTTGATGAGAATCATGCATATGTTAAGACTTCGCCTTCATTGATTGATTATATTAAGACGAACCATTTTCAAACTATTCAAAGGGCAATTGTAAATACTCTGGATAAAAAAATTATTTTGATTTTAATATCTTCACTTGATGAAATTGGACCAATAGTGGATAAAAATAAAACCCAAAGTTTTATTAATAATTCAAAAATAAGCAATGTAAAAAAAGATTTAACTTTTAAAAATTATGCAACAGGTAATTTTAATAAAATGGCTCTAAAAGCTGCAAAGAAAATTTGTACTGAATATGATGATATTTCTAATCCATTATTTATTCACTCTAATAGTGGTTTAGGAAAAACACATTTATTACATGCAATTGGAAATGAATTAACAAAACAAAATAAAAATTGCTTATATATTAATCCTGATAATTTAACTAGAAGATTAGTGGAACAACTTAAATCAAAAAATCAAGAACAAATAAATAAAATAGTTGATGAATTAACATCTTATGATTGTTTAATGTTTGATGATGTTCAACAATATGGAAATAAAGAAAGTACTTTAAATGTTTTGTTTAATATCATTAATACAATGAAAACAAATAATAAACAAATTATTTTTTGTGCAGATAAAGATCCATCTTATCTTGGAGGATTTGAACAAAGATTTATAACAAGATTTCAAGGTGGATTAATAATTGAAATTAATAATTTGCAAATGGATGATGTTATTTCTATTTTAAAATTTAAGTTATCTGAAAATAACATTAACCCCGAATTATGGGAAGATGAGTCCTTAAGATATATAGCTCGAAATTTTTCAACTTCAATAAGAGCTATAGAAGGAGCTATTAGTAGAATAAAATTATTTTCTGAAGGAGATGATTTCTTTACTTATGATATAAGAACTATTCAAAATATTTTTAAAAATGTAACCAAAGCAGAAGAAAGCATTACGCCAGAAAAAGTAATAGAAACAGTATGTAAATATTACGGAATTGAAAAGAAAAAGATAAAAAGTATCAGTAGAGCTCAAGAAATTGTTATTCCTCGTAAAATAGCTATTTATTTAATAAGAAACAATTTTAGCTTTACTTTAAAAGAAATAGGAAAAATGGTTGGAGATCAAGCTCATTCAACTGTGATAGCTTCTTTAAATTGAATTGAATCTAATTTAAAAAGTAATTCAACTTTAAAAATGGCAATAGAAAAAATACAAGATTCTTTAAAGAAGATTGTTTAAGGAGAAAAAAATGGAATTAAAAATTAATAAATTATTATTAGATAATGCAATAGAAAAAGTAGCAAAAGCAATAGATCCTAATCCTTTTATACCTGAATTAAAGGGGATTTTGTTAAATGCTGAAGGAAATAAAATAACTTTAATTGGTTCAAACGGAGCAATAAGTATTAAGCATGAAATTCTTGCAAGTATGGATGCAGAAATTATTGTTCCTGGTTCAATTTTGGTAGATCTTTCTTTATTTAGAAATATAATTAAAAAATTAGATAACGATATTGTTTTGAAGGCTCAAGAAAACACTTTAGAAGTGTTGACTGAAAATGATAGATTTAGTTTAAATTTATATAATGCTTATGAATATCCCCCTATAGATTTTTCAATTTATGGTGATCAAGTTAAGGTTAATTGAAATACTTTAAAAAATATTGTGCGAAATGTAGGAGTAGCTGCGTCAACCTTAGAAACAAATATTATATTATGTTGTATAAATATGTCGGCACAAAATAAAAAATTAAAATTTGTAGCAACTGATAAATATCGTTATGCAGAAGAAGTATTAGATATAGAAGATGATGTTAACTTTAATATTTCAATATTAGCCAAAAATTTAAAAGATATTTTAAACTTTGAATACAATGGCGATGTTGTTCTAAATATTTCAGATCAAAAAGTTTTGTTTGAAATAGATGGAACAATTATTGAATCTAAAGTTGTAGATCAAGTGTATTTAGATGTTTCTAAAATAATACCTAAAAATTTTGCTTATACTTTAGTAATTAATAAAAGAGAATTAAATAATTTATTAAATAAAGCTTCTGTTATTATTAGTGAAAATTATAATAAAATAAGACTTCATATTCAAGATCAGGTTTTGACGATTTCTTCAACTAGAGAAGAAATTGCTAATGCAGAAATTAAGTCACAAAAATTTAGTTATAGTGATACAGAATTAAAATTAGCTTTAAACTCAAGATTCTTGAAGGATGCAATTCAAAGTTTTGAAGAAGAAATAACCTTATCATTTACAGCCGATAAAATGAGAATTGTTATAACATCTGAATCTAATCCTAATTTATATCATTTAATAACTCCACAAAGAGGTTTCTAATGAAAGTAGAAATAACAGGAGAAGAGATAAAATTAGGGCAATTTCTAAAAAAAGTCGGAATATGTAGAACTGGTGGGATGGTTAAATTCTTTTTAAATGTGC
It contains:
- the dnaA gene encoding chromosomal replication initiator protein DnaA, which produces MKYKEKEIDLNVSNSILQNELKNTASDSMIYESFFSNLRLVHVDENHAYVKTSPSLIDYIKTNHFQTIQRAIVNTLDKKIILILISSLDEIGPIVDKNKTQSFINNSKISNVKKDLTFKNYATGNFNKMALKAAKKICTEYDDISNPLFIHSNSGLGKTHLLHAIGNELTKQNKNCLYINPDNLTRRLVEQLKSKNQEQINKIVDELTSYDCLMFDDVQQYGNKESTLNVLFNIINTMKTNNKQIIFCADKDPSYLGGFEQRFITRFQGGLIIEINNLQMDDVISILKFKLSENNINPELWEDESLRYIARNFSTSIRAIEGAISRIKLFSEGDDFFTYDIRTIQNIFKNVTKAEESITPEKVIETVCKYYGIEKKKIKSISRAQEIVIPRKIAIYLIRNNFSFTLKEIGKMVGDQAHSTVIASLNWIESNLKSNSTLKMAIEKIQDSLKKIV
- the dnaN gene encoding DNA polymerase III subunit beta; amino-acid sequence: MELKINKLLLDNAIEKVAKAIDPNPFIPELKGILLNAEGNKITLIGSNGAISIKHEILASMDAEIIVPGSILVDLSLFRNIIKKLDNDIVLKAQENTLEVLTENDRFSLNLYNAYEYPPIDFSIYGDQVKVNWNTLKNIVRNVGVAASTLETNIILCCINMSAQNKKLKFVATDKYRYAEEVLDIEDDVNFNISILAKNLKDILNFEYNGDVVLNISDQKVLFEIDGTIIESKVVDQVYLDVSKIIPKNFAYTLVINKRELNNLLNKASVIISENYNKIRLHIQDQVLTISSTREEIANAEIKSQKFSYSDTELKLALNSRFLKDAIQSFEEEITLSFTADKMRIVITSESNPNLYHLITPQRGF